One genomic region from Syngnathus typhle isolate RoL2023-S1 ecotype Sweden linkage group LG17, RoL_Styp_1.0, whole genome shotgun sequence encodes:
- the samd1a gene encoding sterile alpha motif domain containing 1a isoform X2, whose translation MIYLHWGQIATCARVFFRRVRIVSSLQSCQQSLRVERTGDEQAFLPGPAQHGSTMLFVFCKRKVTETRKQREKVSSSADTSMAMDTDSNMDEEGGDESRDGQDGPFPSPGPVCLATSAVLRAASAPCSPSHARPAPGPGRSPGAAPGAGLDCVISFQMATARPSSLPASSPKSLTYNNLANGTNGVASCPVERQELGMHTDKVCPVTVHPVAICPSAPKNNLKEEDKMEDSSPLLDQLVPDYAVQLERSGDASQVRVQVLSSSNDCTLKKNAEILASLAQAESVHVNGNDNDKSDELSVKKEKLSQNLLQWTAADVASYFADAGFPEQALAFRTQEIDGKSLLLMQRSDVLTGLSIRLGPALKIYERHIKVLQRSHFLECDDL comes from the exons ATGATTTACCTCCACTGGGGTCAAATTGCGACATGTGCACGAGTATTTTTCAGACGCGTTCGGATCGTCAGCTCCCTGCAGTCGTGTCAACAATCCCTTCGGGTTGAACGCACTGGGGACGAGCAGGCTTTTCTTCCAGGACCTGCACAGCACGGTTCAAccatgttgtttgtgttttgcaAACGGAAAGTAACAGAAACTAGAAAGCAGCGAGAAAAAGTTTCATCTTCA GCCGACACCTCCATGGCCATGGACACGGATAGCAATATGGACGAGGAAGGGGGCGACGAGAGCCGGGACGGCCAGGACGGTCCTTTCCCCTCACCGGGCCCCGTGTGCTTGGCCACATCGGCGGTATTGCGAGCAGCGTCCGCCCCCTGCTCGCCCTCTCACGCTCGTCCCGCTCCCGGCCCGGGTCGCAGCCCTGGTGCGGCCCCAGGCGCCGGTCTGGATTGCGTCATCTCCTTCCAAATGGCTACCGCCAGGCCCAGCTCCCTGCCCGCTTCCAGCCCAAAGTCCCTCACATACAACAACTTGGCCAACGGGACCAATGGTGTCGCCAGCTGCCCGGTGGAGCGCCAGGAGCTTGGAATGCACACAGATAAAG TATGTCCAGTGACAGTCCACCCTGTAGCCATCTGCCCGAGCGCTCCCAAGAACAACCTGAAGGAGGAGGACAAGATGGAGGACAGCAGCCCCCTCTTGGACCAACTGGTACCCGACTACGCCGTGCAACTG GAGAGGAGCGGAGATGCGTCCCAGGTTAGAGTGCAGGTGCTGTCATCGTCGAACGACT GCACTCTAAAGAAGAACGCGGAAATACTCGCCTCCTTGGCACAAGCCGAGAGCGTCCACGTGAACGGCAACGATAACGATAAAAGCGACGAGCT CTCGGTGAAGAAAGAGAAGTTGAGTCAAAACTTGCTGCAGTGGACGGCGGCCGACGTGGCCAGTTACTTTGCCGATGCTGGCTTTCCAGAGCAGGCCCTGGCCTTCAGGACgcag GAGATCGACGGCAAGTCGCTGCTGCTCATGCAACGCAGCGACGTTCTGACCGGTCTCTCCATCCGACTGGGGCCCGCGCTCAAAATCTACGAGCGCCACATCAAGGTGCTGCAAAGGAGCCACTTCCTGGAGTGCGACGACCTCTGA
- the LOC133170027 gene encoding very-long-chain enoyl-CoA reductase-like: MDVLALEAKNPNGSEPEKKKTSSRPRPKPAKKPKRIVYFEVEIVDVKTKEKLLLLDKVEPTATILDIKALFHKSYPKWYPARQSLRLDPKTKCLRDEEVLQTLPVGTTASFYFSDLGPQLTWGTVFLAECVGPLVIYLMFYFRLPFIYAPKYDFTASKNWVVHSACICHSLHYIKRILETLFVHRISHGTMPLRNIFKNCGFYWCTAAWMAYYINHPLYTPPLYGQQQVNVGLYVFLFCQVGNFSIHIALRNLKQQGSKSKKIPYPTKNPFTWVFWLVSCPNYTYEVGSWMGFSVMTQCLPVALFTLAAFVQMSVWARGKHRAYLREFKDYPSLRSPILPFIL; the protein is encoded by the exons CCAGACCCAGACCTAAACCAGCTAAAAAGCCCAAAAGGATTGTTTACTTTGAGGTAGAGATTGTGGATGTGAAGACTAAAGAGAAACTGCTGTTGCTAGACAAG GTGGAGCCAACTGCCACTATTTTGGATATTAAGGCTTTGTTTCACAAATCAT ATCCAAAATGGTACCCTGCGAGACAATCTCTACGCTTAGATCCAA AAACAAAGTGTCTCAGGGATGAGGAAGTCCTCCAAACACTTCCTGTGGGAACCACAGCCAGCTTCTACTTCAGTGACCTTGGTCCACAACTCACATGGGGGACT GTGTTCCTTGCAGAGTGTGTGGGTCCACTGGTCATCTATTTAATGTTCTACTTCCGCCTCCCGTTCATCTACGCTCCAAAATATGACTTCACCGCCAGCAAGAACTGGGTCGTACA TTCTGCTTGCATCTGTCACTCTTTACATTACATCAAGAGAATTCTGGAGACGCTTTTTGTTCACCGCATCTCACACGGGACCATGCCTCTACGGAACATCTTTAAA AATTGCGGATTTTACTGGTGTACCGCAGCTTGGATGGCGTACTATATCAACCACCCGCTCTACACGCCACCAC tttacggGCAACAGCAGGTGAATGTTGGACTTTACGTTTTCCTG TTTTGCCAAGTTGGGAATTTCTCCATCCACATAGCACTTCGTAACCTTAAACAGCAAG GTTCAAAATCCAAGAAGATTCCTTACCCCACGAAGAATCCCTTCACGTGGGTTTTCTGGCTGGTGTCTTGTCCAAACTACACATATGAG gtgGGCTCGTGGATGGGCTTCAGTGTGATGACGCAGTGCCTGCCCGTGGCTCTCTTCACTCTAGCCGCTTTTGTGCAGATGAGCGTTTGGGCCCGAGGCAAACACCGCGCCTACTTAAGGGAATTCAAGGACTACCCCAGCCTGCGTTCTCCTATACTACCATTCATCCTCTAG